A DNA window from Patagioenas fasciata isolate bPatFas1 chromosome 1, bPatFas1.hap1, whole genome shotgun sequence contains the following coding sequences:
- the LOC136101337 gene encoding LOW QUALITY PROTEIN: putative DBH-like monooxygenase protein 2 (The sequence of the model RefSeq protein was modified relative to this genomic sequence to represent the inferred CDS: substituted 3 bases at 3 genomic stop codons) produces the protein MAVLFSSTKGMLFLLFLPYFCFAQPAPPLLRFSNHVLPLLEEVITFELQVHTTGWVAFGFGPHGELPGFDIVIGGVFPNDSIFSSLVYLFLSQFAVPAQETKYACAFIPLPMVKQKHHIYKFEPVITPHNITLVHHILVYACGNAIVLPNGVGDCYGANSDFSLCSQVLVGWAVGGESYQFPDEAGISIGTPXDPQYILLEIHYSNFDLLPGLIDSSGVXIYYTPELRKYDVGVLQTGIFIFPVHFIPPGAESYRSYGLCNSSQFDEMNGMLVPDLCVFAYLLHTYLSDRGVKGAQYRDGEQLGIFCEDNKYDFRLQEIRDMKEILIMKPGDEIMVECNYETLDQSRITSGGLSTMNEMCLTFLFYYPRNIISSCLSYSDILYVVHVLKQEASDAEEGMMAMDFVDXDNETVKIAEKAAKEADQVVLIKNIHELQRNESGLIRDINIPEGAACHNISGHLSMSGLRTTANLHLTTASASELSATKETTSLPFLSLTQLVFAWLILASEYGNRGAEHQNRSLACWRSLCNYHLVVGYSRSDGPEHKRILKQ, from the exons ATGGCAGTTCTTTTCTCAAGTACCAAGGGTATGCTCTTTCTCTTGTTCCTCCCATACTTTTGTTTTGCTCAGCCTGCACCTCCACTGCTGCGTTTCTCCAATCATGTTTTACCTCTGCTGGAGGAGGTGATTACATTTGAGCTGCAAGTCCATACAACTGGCTGGGTGGCATTTGGATTTGGCCCTCATGGAGAGTTGCCTGGATTTGACATTGTGATAGGAGGTGTCTTCCCAAATGACAGCATCTTCTCCTCT CTCGTGTACCTGTTTCTTTCCCAGTTTGCTGTCCCAGCTCAAGAAACCAAGTATGCCTGTGCCTTTATCCCACTGCCCATGGTCAAGCAGAAACACCATATCTACAAG TTTGAACCTGTAATAACACCCCACAACATAACCTTGGTTCATCACATTCTTGTTTATGCCTGTGGCAACGCCATTGTGTTACCCAATGGCGTAGGTGATTGCTATGGAGCCAATTCAGATTtttccctgtgctctcaggtgCTTGTGGGCTGGGCTGTTGGAGGAGAG TCTTACCAATTTCCAGATGAAGCTGGAATTTCTATAGGGACACCTTGAGACCCTCAGTACATCCTACTAGAAATCCATTACAGCAATTTTGACTTGTTACCAG GCTTGATCGACAGTTCAGGGGTGTGAATCTACTACACGCCAGAGCTACGGAAATATGATGTGGGGGTTCTGCAAACAGGTATCTTCATTTTCCCTGTGCATTTCATTCCTCCTGGAGCAGAATCCTACAGATCTTATGGCCTGTGCAATTCCAGCCAGTTTGATGAA ATGAATGGGATGCTGGTTCCAGATCTGTGTGTCTTTGCCTACTTGCTTCACACCTACCTGTCTGACAGAGGAGTGAAAGGTGCTCAATACCG GGATGGTGAGCAACTGGGGATCTTCTGTGAGGACAATAAATATGACTTCAGGCTGCAGGAGATTCGGGACATGAAGGAAATCCTCATAATGAAACCA GGGGATGAGATCATGGTTGAATGCAACTATGAGACACTGGATCAGTCAAGAATTACTTCT GGTGGGTTAAGCACCATGAATGAGATGTGTCTCACATTCCTCTTCTACTACCCTCGTAACATCATCTCCAGTTGTTTGAGCTACTCTGACATTTTGTATGTTGTGCATGTGCTCAAGCAGGAGGCCTCAGA TGCAGAGGAAGGAATGATGGCCATGGACTTTGTTGACTGAGACAATGAGACTGTCAAAATTGCAGAGAAAGCAGCCAAGGAGGCAGATCAAGTAGTCTTGATTAAAAACATTCAT GAACTCCAGAGAAATGAGAGTGGTCTAATCAGAGACATCAATATTCCAGAGGGGGCTGCCTGTCACAATATTTCTGGACACCTCTCAATGTCAGGCCTGAGGACCACAGCAAACCTCCATTTGACCACAGCTAGTGCTTCTGAGTTATCAGCCACCAAAGAAACCACTTCACTTCCTTTTCTTTCACTCACACAGCTGGTGTTTGCTTGGCTTATCTTGGCCTCTGAATACGGAAACCGAGGGGCAGAACACCAAAACAGATCACTGGCCTGCTGGAGAAGTCTCTGTAATTACCATCTGGTAGTGGGGTATTCCAGATCTGATGGTCCTGAACATAAGAGGATACTTAAACAATAG